AATGTCCTTAAAGGCATACATCTCAGAATACAAAATGTCAAAATTATAGTCTCTTGGCACAAATACCTTGGATACACTTCTGCATCCAAGGCCATAATATTTAAAAATATCATCGCCCAATAATTGAAGTTGCTGATTGGTTTCGTTTCCCTGTAGCACTGCGACCGAATTCCGGTTCTTTCTAATAATGTTGGGTTTATTGCCAAAATAGTATTCAAAGTATCGTGCCGTATTATTACTTCCCGTGGCAATTACAGCATCAAAACCGGTCAGCACTTCGTCCGTAAAAACCATCTGGTTGCCCAAGTCAGATTCAATGGACTTTAGATATTCCGCAAGAAACGGTAACAACAATTTATCATTGCTGGACAATTTGACAAGAGCCCTATTGCCCGTTATAAGAACCGCCATGAAATCATGAAAGCCCACCAAAGGGATATTACCTGCCATTATGATGGCCACGGTCTTTTCATTCTTTTTTTCCAAGTCATATTTATTCAACCATTCCTGGATGTTTTCATGTGTAAGTTCCCTAGACCACTGATTAAAAGAGTACAGGATATTCT
This window of the Maribacter cobaltidurans genome carries:
- a CDS encoding acyl-CoA reductase — encoded protein: MAQQLETLKAFVKLGEFLGNYCDFPNGNTSFEPDDKVWFQKLDQIVQTAKHHNGWFTKENILYSFNQWSRELTHENIQEWLNKYDLEKKNEKTVAIIMAGNIPLVGFHDFMAVLITGNRALVKLSSNDKLLLPFLAEYLKSIESDLGNQMVFTDEVLTGFDAVIATGSNNTARYFEYYFGNKPNIIRKNRNSVAVLQGNETNQQLQLLGDDIFKYYGLGCRSVSKVFVPRDYNFDILYSEMYAFKDIIDEHKYANNYDYNKAVYLMSEFKFLDNGFLLLKEDEKYASPIASVFYEHYDSTASLLEKIEADSDKIQCVVSSGFMEREIEFGNSQKPSLWDYADGVDTVEFLLKTS